A single window of Candidatus Stygibacter australis DNA harbors:
- a CDS encoding C25 family cysteine peptidase — protein sequence MTKVRINRNEFLVLICMIMFTLLSYDLLCVDTLGNQDVIIPEKYSADAETIITAMENTKHEDSHQELRDNRLLSPELVIITTDALETDFEEFAELKTEEGIVTEIFTLTTTGTTSTAIRSWLETRKTTYASLQYVIIGGSIDLVPAHQIVYDHAGSTISASTDFYYSNVLSAWPQNDDIMAIVTDIDLYVGRLPVRNSDEVENFITKYRNYRTNYIDNTDRMSFISTNVPRDASYDLYDSYVSDIMTHTGANIVNEFLLCEDLVDIVNGAATEVVNVLQDRDYSFLYGVWHGVDQFTILDSEFDHNDSAYLQGFGPHMQSLSINTNRVEEGSCEYGEEINGEWQYFYTISDECYLQLEDVLPETYGNTYVTWIASCRTMDLNYVSFSQDCARDEQDEIICNLDENGWSDYWVNTAPVTVYNDENCINEVFFNQVGGPVAIYASSTTDYPSISRFIVQEYMDLQFIDDEHTMGFITNEAWNLYDNLFSIYLYKLIFLGHTLFGDPSMDVWSAEAKQLVLSKNIRVSPESLWPEFEVFDTQGNPVEALVSVIDDVGVLQGRGMSPFQYNGTVGNDWVISANKANYVHDIREYSYLKTNDTVPYSMGFEDGLDKNWRVESDLPYGRILVTSENSPHSGNMHLTMDTNTNYEYAHNSADLHLNLTGEDRLMLDFWWKEFYDEDNDYDGVFISDDNGDNFTKIYSLINGIGWENIMIDLDAAIYTARLEYNNNFIIRFQQYDNFPISSDGFAFDDIQVYSMYADLPYSTGFESGLDGYWDTESSNAHGYIEVTSENMYPHGGQEALVMAGDGSGTYVYNRAFLYLNLENETDVELDFWWNDYNDEYQAGDGIYLSKNGGMNFVKVHNLNGETHANKVWTNIVLDISAIAANLTWDLNSHYVIKFQHYDNEIINEDGFAFDDIQVYSSAREKSEENFGNAVTSLKSYPNPFNPQTTLSFNLNENTEINLSVYNIKGQLVRELINEHLEEGNHSVIWDGRNASGKTTSTGIYFARLKARNLDITKKIILIK from the coding sequence ATGACAAAAGTTAGAATTAACAGAAATGAGTTTTTAGTTCTGATCTGCATGATTATGTTTACTCTGCTAAGTTATGATCTATTATGCGTTGATACATTAGGTAACCAGGATGTTATTATTCCTGAAAAGTACAGTGCTGATGCAGAGACCATAATTACAGCGATGGAGAATACAAAACACGAAGATTCTCATCAAGAGCTGAGAGATAACCGATTACTTAGTCCTGAATTAGTAATCATTACGACTGATGCACTGGAAACTGATTTTGAAGAGTTTGCTGAGCTCAAGACTGAAGAAGGAATAGTAACAGAAATATTCACATTGACAACCACGGGCACAACTTCAACTGCAATAAGAAGTTGGCTGGAAACTCGAAAAACAACATATGCAAGTTTGCAATATGTTATAATCGGAGGTAGTATTGATTTAGTTCCGGCACATCAAATAGTCTATGATCATGCAGGAAGTACCATTTCTGCATCAACTGATTTTTATTATAGTAATGTATTATCAGCCTGGCCCCAGAATGATGATATCATGGCAATAGTTACTGATATTGATCTTTATGTTGGTAGATTACCTGTACGGAATTCTGATGAAGTTGAGAATTTTATAACTAAGTACCGGAATTATCGGACCAATTATATTGATAATACTGACAGGATGAGTTTTATATCCACTAATGTTCCTCGAGATGCATCATATGATTTATACGATTCCTATGTAAGTGATATAATGACACATACCGGGGCTAATATTGTCAACGAATTCTTGTTATGTGAAGATTTAGTTGATATCGTTAATGGCGCCGCTACTGAAGTAGTGAATGTGCTTCAGGACAGGGATTACTCTTTTTTATATGGAGTTTGGCATGGAGTGGATCAATTTACAATCCTGGACAGTGAGTTTGATCATAACGATTCAGCATACTTGCAGGGTTTTGGGCCTCATATGCAATCTCTAAGCATAAATACTAATAGAGTGGAGGAAGGGAGTTGTGAATATGGGGAAGAGATAAATGGCGAATGGCAATATTTCTACACAATTTCAGATGAATGTTACCTGCAGCTTGAAGACGTTTTACCAGAGACTTATGGGAATACATACGTTACCTGGATAGCATCCTGTAGGACAATGGATTTGAATTATGTAAGTTTTTCACAAGACTGTGCAAGAGATGAACAGGATGAGATTATCTGTAATTTGGATGAAAATGGCTGGTCCGACTATTGGGTGAACACTGCACCTGTGACGGTCTATAATGATGAGAATTGCATAAATGAAGTATTTTTTAATCAGGTGGGAGGTCCAGTAGCAATATATGCGTCATCAACCACTGATTATCCGAGTATTTCACGATTTATAGTACAAGAATATATGGATTTACAGTTTATTGACGATGAACATACTATGGGATTTATCACTAATGAAGCCTGGAATTTATATGACAATCTATTTTCAATATATTTATACAAGTTAATATTTTTAGGTCATACATTATTCGGAGATCCAAGTATGGATGTATGGTCTGCTGAAGCCAAGCAACTTGTTCTTAGTAAAAATATCAGAGTATCTCCTGAAAGTCTATGGCCTGAATTTGAAGTTTTTGACACTCAGGGTAATCCTGTTGAAGCGCTTGTAAGTGTAATTGATGATGTAGGAGTGCTCCAGGGAAGAGGGATGTCACCTTTTCAATATAATGGCACAGTTGGTAATGACTGGGTAATATCAGCCAACAAGGCAAATTACGTTCATGATATAAGGGAATACAGTTATTTGAAGACTAATGATACGGTACCTTATTCGATGGGATTCGAGGACGGGCTGGATAAGAATTGGAGAGTGGAATCTGATTTGCCTTATGGCAGAATTTTAGTTACTTCCGAGAATTCACCCCATAGTGGAAATATGCATTTGACCATGGACACAAATACAAACTATGAATATGCACACAATAGTGCTGATTTACATCTAAATCTGACAGGAGAAGACAGACTAATGCTTGATTTCTGGTGGAAGGAATTTTATGATGAAGATAATGATTATGATGGCGTGTTCATATCAGATGACAATGGAGATAACTTCACCAAAATTTATTCACTAATAAATGGCATTGGCTGGGAAAATATAATGATCGATCTGGATGCAGCAATATACACGGCAAGATTGGAATATAATAATAACTTTATTATCAGATTCCAGCAGTATGATAATTTTCCAATTAGTAGCGATGGATTTGCTTTTGATGATATTCAAGTCTATTCAATGTATGCTGATCTTCCCTATAGTACGGGTTTTGAATCAGGCTTGGATGGTTACTGGGATACTGAATCGAGTAATGCACATGGTTATATTGAAGTCACCTCTGAAAATATGTATCCTCATGGAGGTCAAGAAGCTCTTGTTATGGCAGGTGATGGAAGTGGAACTTATGTGTATAACAGGGCATTTTTATATTTGAACCTGGAGAATGAAACTGATGTAGAACTTGATTTCTGGTGGAATGATTACAATGATGAATATCAGGCTGGAGATGGAATATACTTATCTAAGAATGGTGGAATGAATTTTGTAAAAGTACACAATCTTAATGGAGAAACTCATGCTAATAAAGTGTGGACAAATATTGTGCTGGATATATCAGCTATTGCAGCCAATCTTACATGGGATTTAAATTCACATTATGTGATTAAATTTCAGCATTACGATAATGAGATCATCAATGAAGATGGATTTGCCTTTGATGATATTCAAGTGTATTCATCAGCAAGAGAAAAATCTGAAGAAAATTTTGGGAATGCAGTGACAAGTTTAAAAAGCTATCCTAATCCATTTAATCCTCAAACAACCCTTTCATTTAATTTGAATGAAAACACTGAAATAAATCTCAGTGTTTATAATATCAAAGGGCAATTGGTCAGGGAATTGATCAATGAACATCTTGAAGAGGGCAATCATTCAGTAATCTGGGATGGCCGTAATGCTTCAGGTAAAACAACAAGCACGGGAATATATTTTGCCAGATTGAAAGCCCGCAATCTTGATATTACCAAGAAAATCATATTAATCAAATAA